The Fusarium musae strain F31 chromosome 10, whole genome shotgun sequence genome window below encodes:
- a CDS encoding hypothetical protein (EggNog:ENOG41), with the protein MAQKPSLIFVPGAWHSPECWGKIMSAMEAKEFKCIPVTLPTNQSTSTDINYSHDVKAVADAIAAEVSQGLDVVVLVHSYAGPVGQSAMKGFTSKSADADGNTGRVIGLFNVATGFVREGASFLDALGGKPLPTCEADYENNLMVIKVDPIDMMYHDLPTEEAEYWVGKLSKHALTGSTDGYEVVYEGWRDVPVWQVMTKDDRAYPYEAQKMLVRGAEKLGTDITKRIIDSAHLPMLSKPDEIVKILEEAIQAFTS; encoded by the coding sequence ATGGCCCAGAAACCTAGCCTCATATTTGTGCCTGGTGCATGGCATAGTCCTGAATGTTGGGGCAAGATCATGTCCGCCATGGAGGCTAAGGAGTTCAAGTGTATTCCCGTCACACTTCCGACAAACCAATCAACAAGCACCGACATTAATTACTCGCATGACGTTAAAGCTGTCGCCGATGCCATCGCTGCCGAAGTGTCGCAGGGACTTGATGTCGTTGTCCTAGTACACTCCTATGCTGGACCCGTGGGACAAAGTGCCATGAAAGGCTTCACCAGCAAATCTGCCGATGCAGATGGAAATACTGGTCGCGTGATAGGGCTTTTCAATGTTGCGACCGGTTTCGTCCGCGAAGGCGCCTCCTTTCTAGACGCTCTCGGCGGCAAGCCCCTACCAACTTGCGAAGCTGATTACGAGAATAATCTGATGGTTATCAAAGTCGACCCGATCGACATGATGTACCACGATCTTCCAACAGAAGAGGCCGAGTACTGGGTTGGAAAGCTCAGCAAACACGCCTTGACCGGTTCGACGGACGGGTACGAGGTGGTGTATGAAGGATGGAGGGATGTGCCTGTCTGGCAGGTCATGACCAAGGATGATAGGGCTTACCCTTACGAAGCGCAGAAGATGCTTGTCCGAGGCGCGGAAAAGCTTGGTACGGATATCACGAAGAGGATTATTGATAGTGCGCATTTGCCTATGTTGAGTAAACCGGATGAGATTGTCAAGATTCTGGAGGAGGCTATCCAGGCCTTCACTTCATAA
- a CDS encoding hypothetical protein (EggNog:ENOG41): protein MTSSQNDSNIDHDVRFRHEVLKGFAEDLQDLASNKEKQDLLVSIKSFAFHFIKEPLKRPMADFPKFDLVYKELYTGQHIVGNWEPYGFARSLQMFWEEMVKEGSEAELRSLATFSAKILAAGICEEQISSTALWYMCEALETSDNCIAKFLPDAVAWMELCPHALLKDCVLKADKQQSSLNLGPLAQGQRVDEARFSMARWLFWRRRFQKLSHRPDTPLAQLAKKGFMAMIHCGRDFDYSVPGEDVFAERLQATMWAELVKSGKESLDGDDVDIDPDWVDGEN from the exons ATGACTTCATCTCAGAACGACTCTAACATCGACCACGACGTACGCTTTAGACATGAAGTCTTGAAGGGGTTTGCAGAAGACCTTCAAGACTTAGCAAGTAACAAGGAGAAGCAAGATCTTCTCGTATCTATCAAGAGTTTTGCTTTTCACTTTATCAAAGAGCCACTCAAAAGGCCAATGGCTGACTTCCCCAAG TTTGATCTTGTGTATAAAGAGCTTTACACTGGGCAGCATATCGTAGGAAACTGGGAACCTTATGGTTTTGCACGGAGTTTACAGATGTTCTGGGAAGAGATGGTGAAAGAAGGCTCAGAGGCTGAGTTGCGAAGCCTTGCTACTTTCTCTGCTAAGATCTTAGCTGCTGGTATATGCGAAGAACAGATCTCCTCAACTGCTCTTTGGTATATGTGCGAGGCTCTTGAGACCAGCGACAACTGCATTGCCAAGTTTCTGCCTGACGCAGTTGCATGGATGGAGCTGTGTCCTCACGCGTTGCTCAAGGACTGCGTTCTGAAAGCAGACAAACAGCAGTCGTCACTGAATCTTGGCCCCCTTGCGCAGGGCCAGCGCGTCGATGAGGCCAGATTCAGCATGGCACGGTGGTTGTTTTGGAGACGTCGCTTCCAAAAGCTTAGCCATCGCCCCGATACTCCACTTGCGCAACTTGCCAAGAAGGGATTCATGGCTATGATCCATTGCGGCCGAGATTTTGATTACAGTGTCCCAGGGGAAGATGTGTTTGCTGAAAGACTACAGGCCACTATGTGGGCTGAGCTCGTCAAGAGTGGAAAGGAAAGCCTGGATGGTGACGATGTCGATATAGACCCTGATTGGGTTGATGGAGAGAACTAG
- a CDS encoding hypothetical protein (EggNog:ENOG41) has protein sequence MTWTFDITLLRLIGWSSASFYRPDEDLNVCVGLWKPPELLLSYERYDFSIDMWCFGAMLASMIFRKEPFFHGSSLLDQLRHIAEVLGTDKLYRFMNEYNLELNDEELETLGQHHEQAWTDFINADNERLVSDEALSLIDQLLRFDPKASNILRGLDSGMLISNE, from the exons ATGACCTGGACATTCGATATTACACTC CTCCGACTAATAGGCTGGAGCTCAGCAAGCTTCTACCGACCCGATGAAGACTTGAACGTCTGCGTGGGCCTCTGGAAGCCaccagagcttcttctcagctaCGAGCGATACGACTTCAGCATAGACATGTGGTGCTTCGGGGCCATGCTCGCATCCATGATCTTCAGGAAGGAACCATTCTTCCACGGGTCTTCGCTCCTTGATCAACTAAGGCACATTGCTGAAGTCCTTGGTACAGACAAACTGTACCGCTTTATGAATGAATATAACCTTGAGTTGAATGATGAGGAACTTGAAACTCTGGGCCAACATCATGAGCAAGCTTGGACCGATTTCATTAACGCGGATAATGAGAGGCTTGTATCTGATGAAGCTCTGAGTCTTATTGACCAGCTTCTACGATTTGACCCGAAGGCGAGTAATATTCTACGAGGATTGGATAGTGGTATGCTAAT ATCAAATGAGTAG
- a CDS encoding hypothetical protein (EggNog:ENOG41), which yields MAPIHPESGAGQFYDMSPPKRLGRGRHAIVFECRDPSGCIYAMKLFKRDSRARRIRRELEILQYLGNGPNIIKFIDAVQGEEVRISLKPES from the exons ATGGCGCCAATCCACCCGGAGTCGGGGGCTG GGCAGTTCTATGACATGTCGCCCCCAAAGCGATTAG GGCGAGGGAGACATGCAATCGTCTTCGAATGTCGTGACCCAAGCGGTTGCATTTATGCTATGAAGCTATTCAAGCGAGACAGCAGAGCTAGGAGGATCCGTCGCGAACTCGAGATATTGCAGTATCTCGGAAATGGTCCGAATATCATCAAGTTTATTGACGCCGTCCAAGGTGAGGAGGTTCGAATTTCCCTCAAACCCGAGTCCTGA
- a CDS encoding hypothetical protein (EggNog:ENOG41) yields the protein MTFIRHVSILCFIEASYGNVHDTEAHINGLINAVHLLSPLDDDFGHQSELEEELANRYLLLTYYAYQGFKARILGSDSLQNLFRQNNTAEFSTFVSQIYLWKTQNIGHLEMRLNAMKLLPFFFAALPSSTQFHNIDASPLIDCLKHVTTATQTVREDRYKCDPSWEWIEGSDSRLLCATIGSHFSSLFHDDMFSAAQSSKYSTSWSGMCAASSLYMHSVLELWNGGEAIDARFYVS from the exons ATGACCTTCATTCGACATGTTTCAATTCTTTGCTTCATAGAG GCATCTTATGGTAACGTGCACGATACAGAGGCTCATATCAACGGCCTCATAAATGCCGTCCACCTCCTCAGCCCCCTCGATGACGACTTTGGTCATCAGTCGGAACTCGAAGAAGAGCTTGCTAATCGTTATCTCTTACT CACATACTATGCCTACCAGGGCTTCAAGGCCAGGATATTAGGGAGCGATTCTTTGCAGAACCTTTTCCGACAGAACAACACAGCCGAGTTCTCCACCTTCGTATCACAGATTTACCTCTGGAAGACTCAGAATATCGGTCATCTCGAAATGCGTCTCAACGCCATGAAACTATTGCCATTCTTCTTCGCAGCTCTTCCCTCATCAACTCAGTTCCATAACATCGACGCCTCACCTCTCATAGATTGTCTGAAGCATGTCACCACTGCAACACAGACAGTCAGAGAAGACCGTTACAAATGCGACCCAAGTTGGGAATGGATCGAGGGATCAGATTCTCGACTTCTCTGCGCTACCATCGGCTCCCATTTCTCATCTCTGTTTCACGACGACATGTTTTCAGCAGCACAATCCTCGAAGTATAGCACCTCTTGGTCTGGTATGTGCGCTGCATCAAGCTTGTATATGCACAGCGTCCTGGAACTATGGAATGGTGGCGAGGCTATCGACGCTC GTTTCTATGTATCTTGA